From a single Lolium rigidum isolate FL_2022 chromosome 7, APGP_CSIRO_Lrig_0.1, whole genome shotgun sequence genomic region:
- the LOC124670700 gene encoding uncharacterized protein LOC124670700: protein MRHLIMINVVAVCLVLSTLAAAGVWSPAPPAPAVQQQQAEHVLREGRRVVIVEYERELPHTPGHGAAKETRVLYPHGARDGGEAEDGSLSDKAREAVSEAADKASGVAEEGKEKLYNAKESTTGKVFGAVRRCKDRLCGAAKGAEDGASRVKEGAEDAVRGAGETLSGAKDRAEDTVLDAASGAKEAAATARDKVAGAAGEAKEKAAHIKDGAAGTVRNAKHKVSEAAGEAKEKASQVKDKAAETVTNAKGKVSEAAGEAKEKASHVKDKAADTVTSAKGKVSEAAKNAKDKASDIAERAEDYAEDAAESAAEKVARAEEVAKAKAGEVSKNLTDILRRAREVASDAGAYLLGAPMEAARTAMAMMHLLGFAIAYGTCVWVTFVSSHVLAAALPRQQLGVVQSKLYPVYFRAMAYCIGLALAAHVLGRERGSFAARAQSFNLLSALGLVLANMLLLEPKATKVMFERMKVEKEEGRGRDMADIIDPPAVTVATAATTTTTTTPTAAGARIPVDGTATVRAAKTTTTKSPVTAPDAEMAKSKVVSLSKRLKQLNGYSSLCNVLSLMALTWHLVHLARRLQMSTAC from the exons ATGCGACATCTCATCATGATCAACGTCGTAGCCGTATGCCTCGTCCTCTCCACCCTGGCCGCCGCCGGCGTCTGGTCGCCCGCGCCTCCGGCCCCGGCGGTGCAGCAGCAGCAAGCTGAGCACGTCCTGCGGGAGGGCCGCCGCGTTGTCATCGTCGAGTACGAGCGCGAGCTCCCGCACACTcccggccacggcgccgccaAGGAGACGCGGGTCCTGTACCCTCACGGCGCCCGCGACGGCGGCGAGGCCGAGGACGGCTCGCTGTCGGACAAGGCCAGGGAAGCGGTCTCTGAAGCGGCGGACAAGGCGTCCGGCGTGGCAGAGGAGGGCAAGGAGAAGCTGTACAATGCCAAGGAGAGCACCACGGGCAAGGTGTTCGGCGCGGTGAGGCGCTGCAAGGACAGGCtctgcggcgcggccaagggggcggagGACGGAGCCTCGCGCGTCAAGGAGGGCGCCGAGGACGCGGTGAGAGGCGCCGGCGAGACGCTGTCCGGTGCCAAGGACAGGGCCGAGGACACGGTGCTCGACGCTGCGTCCGGGGCGAAGGAAGCCGCGGCTACTGCCAGGGACAAGGTCGCCGGAGCAGCCGGCGAAGCGAAGGAGAAGGCGGCGCACATCAAGGATGGAGCGGCTGGAACCGTGAGGAATGCCAAGCACAAGGTGTCTGAAGCAGCTGGCGAAGCCAAGGAGAAGGCGTCGCAGGTGAAGGACAAAGCAGCTGAAACAGTGACGAATGCCAAGGGCAAG GTCTCTGAAGCGGCCGGTGAAGCCAAGGAGAAGGCGTCGCACGTCAAGGACAAGGCAGCCGACACGGTGACCAGCGCCAAGGGCAAGGTCTCTGAAGCCGCCAAGAACGCCAAGGACAAGGCCTCCGACATCGCGGAGCGCGCCGAGGAttacgcggaggacgccgcggagAGCGCGGCCGAGAAGGTGGCGCGGGCCGAGGAGgtggccaaggcgaaggccgGCGAGGTGAGCAAGAACCTGACGGACATCCTGAGGCGGGCACGGGAGGTGGCGTCCGACGCGGGCGCGTACCTCCTCGGCGCGCCCATGGAGGCCGCGCGCACCGCGATGGCGATGATGCACCTGCTCGGGTTCGCCATTGCCTACGGCACGTGCGTGTGGGTTACGTTCGTGTCGAGCCACGTCCTGGCCGCGGCGCTGCCCAGGCAGCAGCTCGGCGTGGTGCAGAGCAAGCTGTACCCGGTGTACTTCCGCGCCATGGCCTACTGCATCGGCCTGGCGCTCGCGGCGCACGTGCTCGGCCGGGAGCGCGGCTCCTTCGCTGCGCGCGCCCAGAGCTTCAACCTGCTCAGCGCCCTCGGACTCGTGCTCGCCAACATGCTGCTCCTCGAGCCCAAAGCCACCAAG GTTATGTTCGAGAGGATGAAGGTTGAGAAGGAAGAAGGCCGAGGAAGGGACATGGCCGACATCATCGACCCGCCGGCCGTCACCGTGGCAACGGCCGCCACGACGACCACGACAACCACACCCACGGCAGCAGGAGCCCGTATCCCGGTGGACGGCACGGCGACTGTCAGGGCGGCGAAGACCACGACCACGAAGTCGCCGGTGACGGCCCCCGACGCGGAGATGGCCAAGAGCAAGGTGGTGAGCCTGAGCAAGCGGTTGAAGCAGCTCAACGGCTACTCGTCTCTGTGCAACGTGCTGTCACTGATGGCCCTCACCTGGCACCTCGTTCACCTGGCTCGCCGCCTGCAGATGAGCACCGCCTGCTAG